Proteins encoded by one window of Verrucomicrobiota bacterium:
- a CDS encoding RraA family protein: MTKSKIKPHPLTHADLLQLKRWNTPTIYNGWEQITKHDATTDAFNREETRDFMPHMGPMVGYAVTVIIQPSNRKYAVKHPKAWSEYRQYIASVSGPKIVVVQDLDKPNHVGAFWGEVNSNIHRALGCVGSIIDGCIRDVDEMNNAGFKALARRLCVGHACVAPMRWGGEVEVFGRKIRPGQLIHADKHGFLALPFGEERDLLEAARFMDANECNTLIPAARSASGKPSAEILQAIDEAASAFGQAVRGKFQRHGEW, encoded by the coding sequence ATGACCAAATCCAAAATCAAACCCCATCCACTAACTCACGCTGACTTACTGCAGCTTAAACGGTGGAATACGCCTACCATTTACAATGGCTGGGAGCAAATTACCAAGCATGACGCCACGACGGACGCCTTTAACCGCGAGGAAACCCGTGATTTCATGCCGCACATGGGACCAATGGTGGGCTATGCGGTGACGGTGATCATCCAGCCTAGCAATCGCAAGTATGCAGTAAAACATCCCAAAGCTTGGAGCGAATACCGCCAGTATATTGCCAGCGTGTCCGGCCCCAAGATCGTAGTGGTGCAAGACCTGGACAAGCCGAACCATGTGGGCGCTTTTTGGGGAGAGGTCAACAGCAACATCCACCGTGCGCTGGGCTGCGTGGGCAGCATCATTGACGGTTGCATCCGTGACGTGGACGAAATGAACAACGCCGGATTCAAAGCGCTGGCGCGCCGTCTCTGCGTAGGCCATGCGTGTGTGGCACCCATGCGCTGGGGGGGCGAAGTCGAAGTATTTGGCCGCAAAATCCGGCCGGGCCAATTGATCCACGCTGATAAGCACGGTTTCCTGGCACTGCCGTTCGGTGAGGAGCGAGATTTACTGGAAGCGGCCCGTTTTATGGATGCCAACGAATGCAACACGCTCATTCCTGCGGCGCGCAGTGCCAGCGGCAAACCGAGCGCCGAAATTCTGCAGGCGATTGATGAGGCAGCGTCGGCGTTTGGCCAGGCAGTGCGTGGCAAGTTTCAGCGGCACGGGGAGTGGTGA
- a CDS encoding polysaccharide deacetylase family protein, translated as MSRFYTIFAVTVSLLAPLPALRAAETTPAVVGVAGNLAVTSTPAASGIAMVAPNPFQRRNLFGKATKPRFELRDRDWPVKVGDASICLWKDDAVAAASTGVDDNCAANLPWWLDMCKKYGLRPTWWLITGNVNGKNANGGTWDAWKKVLAAGCDVQSHTVNHLHTESPTWKNMETEYADSQKTVNANVPGARCLTLAYPGGKNQALNDPALAAKYYIAGRTGVATINPANAIDYLQVHATSAFNISEAKFPGGNLVTVFEKSPKNVYWRGWWVGFFHWIKTDDAAQIASCEKRFTYIQGKVQSGELWLGLFREVAMYGQERDTSRLEVKSVAPDKIVFTLTDEMDDTLFDFPLTVKVRLDLDAYGGSKSIPGQATEWFALQQLKGRWWLVTPEGHGMISLGVVHIMATATLPIYEAAYHSDQTALTKDVADNLRRWGFNSAGYGAVWKSRDQAMMSELPLMVSLEDLLGISRFSKTPERLDLFDESVRETLANRIAQHVNPVKNAKKLIGYFYVDLPLWWNQAARKKENDWAIAYRKLTATAPGKVQYVDFLLTRHKVIAAINQAYGTSATDRAGLLAETAWANVKPDAPTVMEDDKAFVVIVARKYYQLCHDEIRKLDPHHLIFGDRYAGTDLLLLESVLTEAAPYLDGVAIQPFDRDRYNTELYDKIAAITGKPILFCDFAVNFSAPKYPNGMWGSWPTEDQAADVWSRYLDDAFGRPYMVGIHRCEYIDLPREKVLKQGLIQQDGRPYARTVQRYAEIHKKLYQRMYGGKPGE; from the coding sequence ATGAGCCGATTTTACACCATTTTCGCAGTTACTGTTTCGCTGCTGGCACCGCTGCCCGCGCTGCGCGCTGCCGAAACCACACCGGCTGTTGTGGGCGTGGCTGGCAATCTTGCTGTCACATCCACACCGGCAGCCTCAGGCATCGCGATGGTGGCACCGAACCCATTTCAGCGGCGCAATCTTTTTGGGAAAGCCACCAAGCCGCGCTTTGAACTGCGAGACCGGGACTGGCCGGTCAAGGTAGGCGATGCCAGTATTTGCCTGTGGAAAGACGATGCCGTTGCGGCCGCATCCACGGGTGTTGATGACAACTGTGCCGCCAACCTGCCGTGGTGGCTGGATATGTGCAAAAAATACGGTTTACGGCCCACCTGGTGGCTTATCACCGGCAACGTCAACGGCAAGAACGCAAACGGCGGCACTTGGGACGCCTGGAAGAAGGTCCTGGCGGCAGGCTGCGACGTGCAGTCCCACACCGTTAACCATTTGCACACCGAGTCGCCAACATGGAAGAACATGGAAACCGAATACGCCGATTCGCAAAAGACCGTTAACGCGAACGTGCCGGGTGCCCGATGCCTCACCCTCGCCTATCCCGGCGGTAAAAATCAGGCCCTGAATGATCCGGCTCTGGCGGCGAAGTATTATATTGCGGGACGCACCGGTGTCGCAACGATCAACCCAGCGAATGCCATCGACTATCTTCAGGTCCATGCCACGAGCGCTTTCAATATCTCTGAGGCCAAATTTCCCGGTGGCAATCTGGTGACCGTGTTTGAGAAGTCGCCTAAGAACGTGTATTGGCGTGGTTGGTGGGTCGGGTTCTTCCACTGGATCAAGACTGATGACGCGGCCCAAATAGCGAGCTGTGAAAAGCGGTTCACCTATATTCAAGGGAAAGTCCAGAGCGGCGAATTGTGGTTGGGGCTATTCCGCGAGGTCGCCATGTACGGTCAGGAACGTGACACGTCCAGGTTGGAAGTGAAGAGCGTTGCACCCGACAAAATTGTATTCACCCTGACCGACGAGATGGATGATACCTTGTTCGACTTCCCGCTGACCGTGAAGGTGCGGCTCGACTTGGATGCCTATGGCGGCTCAAAAAGCATCCCAGGCCAGGCCACCGAGTGGTTTGCCTTGCAGCAACTCAAGGGCCGCTGGTGGTTGGTTACGCCGGAGGGCCATGGGATGATCTCCTTGGGCGTGGTGCATATTATGGCTACCGCTACGCTTCCGATCTACGAGGCGGCGTATCATAGTGATCAAACCGCCTTGACGAAGGATGTGGCGGACAACCTGCGGCGTTGGGGATTCAATAGCGCAGGCTATGGGGCGGTTTGGAAAAGCAGAGATCAGGCGATGATGAGCGAGTTGCCACTGATGGTTTCGTTGGAAGACCTGCTTGGCATTTCAAGGTTTTCGAAAACTCCTGAGCGGCTCGATTTGTTTGATGAATCCGTGCGCGAGACACTTGCCAATCGGATTGCGCAACACGTTAATCCGGTCAAAAACGCGAAAAAACTGATCGGGTATTTCTACGTGGACCTGCCCCTGTGGTGGAACCAAGCGGCGCGAAAGAAAGAGAACGATTGGGCAATTGCCTATCGCAAACTGACGGCCACAGCGCCGGGCAAGGTGCAGTACGTGGATTTTCTGCTGACGCGGCACAAGGTGATAGCGGCAATCAACCAGGCGTATGGCACGAGTGCAACGGATCGTGCGGGGCTCCTGGCGGAAACCGCTTGGGCCAATGTTAAACCAGACGCACCGACGGTCATGGAAGATGACAAAGCCTTCGTGGTGATTGTCGCACGAAAGTATTACCAGCTTTGCCACGATGAGATTCGCAAGCTTGATCCGCATCACCTGATTTTTGGCGACCGCTATGCAGGGACGGATTTACTGCTGCTTGAATCAGTCCTCACGGAAGCGGCACCGTATCTCGATGGAGTGGCGATTCAGCCCTTCGACCGGGACCGGTATAACACAGAGTTGTATGATAAGATTGCTGCAATCACCGGCAAACCGATATTGTTCTGCGATTTCGCGGTGAATTTTTCCGCGCCTAAATATCCAAATGGAATGTGGGGGTCATGGCCGACGGAAGACCAAGCGGCGGATGTCTGGTCCCGATATCTGGATGATGCGTTCGGGCGTCCGTATATGGTTGGTATTCATCGCTGCGAATACATTGACCTGCCCCGCGAGAAGGTGCTGAAGCAGGGGTTGATTCAGCAGGACGGACGCCCATACGCCCGGACGGTACAGCGCTACGCGGAGATTCACAAAAAGTTGTACCAGCGCATGTATGGCGGGAAGCCCGGTGAGTGA
- a CDS encoding galactose oxidase yields MNLALMAQVAGDSPSFLWKQLPPIPDREGFAGAFAGVSQGSLLVAGGANFPGKKPWEGGKKIWYDGIFALATPTGEWKKVGKLPRPLGYGVSVTTAEGMVCVGGSDLERHYADAFMVTLSGSSVKIRLLPSLPVPMANGAGAVVGSVLYVFGGSDVPGEVSVFNRLFALDLSAPAAWKELEPCPGKARLLPVAASLAGTCYVAGGATLQNSTNKMTRVYLTDAWCYQPAKGWKRLADLPRPCVAGPSPAPVCGNRFYLVGGDDGSHVGFTPPDKHPGFARDILVYDTITDAWQVAGPVPAPRAVLPVAFWQNQFVMPNGEIRPGVRSPEVWSLKLGAEP; encoded by the coding sequence ATGAATCTTGCTTTAATGGCCCAGGTCGCTGGAGATAGTCCTTCATTCTTGTGGAAACAGTTGCCACCCATCCCGGATCGTGAAGGGTTTGCCGGTGCTTTTGCGGGAGTCAGTCAAGGGTCTCTGCTAGTGGCAGGCGGAGCCAACTTCCCGGGGAAAAAGCCTTGGGAAGGTGGCAAAAAGATTTGGTACGACGGCATTTTTGCCCTTGCCACTCCCACCGGTGAATGGAAAAAAGTGGGTAAACTGCCGCGCCCCTTGGGTTACGGTGTCTCGGTAACGACAGCCGAGGGCATGGTTTGTGTTGGGGGCAGCGACCTAGAGCGCCATTACGCGGATGCTTTTATGGTAACCCTGTCGGGTAGTAGCGTGAAAATCAGGCTACTCCCGTCGTTGCCAGTACCCATGGCTAATGGAGCGGGGGCGGTGGTGGGCTCGGTCCTTTACGTTTTTGGCGGCTCAGATGTTCCTGGCGAGGTTTCGGTGTTTAACCGGTTGTTTGCTTTGGACCTCTCTGCGCCTGCGGCGTGGAAAGAGCTTGAACCCTGTCCTGGCAAAGCACGTCTGCTGCCAGTAGCGGCATCGCTGGCGGGGACGTGCTATGTTGCCGGTGGCGCCACATTGCAAAATAGCACCAACAAAATGACCCGCGTATATCTTACCGATGCTTGGTGCTATCAACCTGCCAAGGGCTGGAAACGCCTTGCTGATTTGCCCAGGCCTTGCGTGGCCGGACCTTCCCCGGCGCCCGTTTGTGGTAACCGCTTTTACCTGGTGGGCGGGGATGATGGTTCCCATGTGGGGTTCACTCCGCCGGATAAACATCCCGGGTTTGCCAGGGACATTCTCGTTTACGACACGATCACCGATGCCTGGCAGGTGGCGGGACCAGTGCCTGCCCCGCGCGCCGTGCTGCCGGTGGCGTTTTGGCAAAACCAGTTTGTCATGCCCAACGGTGAAATTCGTCCCGGTGTCCGGTCGCCGGAAGTCTGGTCATTGAAATTGGGGGCCGAGCCATAA
- a CDS encoding glycosyl hydrolase family 28-related protein has product MKYTFPLLTALLLAPLVALPAADTSRQGGVPVVFWASEPILPGETALLFGDSIGPNVKAVGWRVPDAAIVAPPLKTAFAEAGAVPLEVLQASDLSAKVRLLADWKTGLFAVKLTGTGGTSATIFLNRTKPWWWLGGENENAFVGETIRVFGNNFGDKTRAWLIGHGANVELPGVKAEKYAASFNLPPTLSPGEYALWVHNGFGGDAGFGEPLAVRVAKREPWPTTQFNVRDFGARGDRVGGKGENLQDDTPSFEAALAKAAANGGGVVFVPRGNYKITGKLVIPAKTVLRGEKREWVWLYAPKELPEFDTVLAGNGDFVVEELSIVAQTARRLVVCPDIPSAYSHARGYVPAQKFGHNAHLRRLMLQHVRYSHRSRFPDGDPIKTTETEGMTTIMLAGPDMEISDCEVVSAGGPFALFGAHRCRIVGNRLGNGRGGAYLTWDAREMVFENNLIEPRDSEGTGGGFQGQAYRVHFAGNTFRHMYGIDREALSFDSPYFAAWRGQAVKVDGNSLTVRDYSGAAKTWTPGVLKGQACYVAFGKGLGQYIPVVDNSETTVTLARPFAVPPDETSHLAFVTAKTETVVANNTCSDASVAIQLYCQCYGLIVDGNRSERTGGMHGFGGGNGWSEKKQLFHLTICCFNQFLNNDLSQGFVYQQGQSMSGVVGPCVEGTVNQPPAIIGIGNVVRNNTARDNQIFGSMAGRPHPFKLAPPADGTGYVCRDTLIEGNIIADTPLALDVYPFHRDTLLRNNRIERALRPLRDDGTNTWIHPAERLGYQVQGVKFLLGEKAGISTIERAVTELANRPAASPELADQCARLRKQLWDEVARCQPQGTTPEMAALLVGLRCDFSPMKSFASGKAGKSDVAVDVRTEPWSPEVGVQFEVVPPSGWKVANSGAVQMPPFQVVNFKSSVTVLEKADAKFLPVRFNLTLDGGALTVVDRLDIAGRDLSRWMVIGPFAKVSGALPDTSIHPPERRLDLGAEYAGLTGQVKWQPVELPNKYLTLSKLFGTAESVTAFAVTCLRADQAIPIELSVTCRGGLQLWLKERLVVSMAPHGFKTLRLDLQEGDNILLCKSSVESGPWEVTAEFKELSLDEQTHVRQVPLAELKALKALAPPSPKPPRAGALQESGGVAWRQVHADDFDGRLLGNSWKVVSGQWFIQDGALVGKEPSFLAFTKKISPPVRIEYDARSESPADLSCFWLPDPAKMGSGYLFAFASGDMGSRILIAGNKVASSDSSLAKGAPNQWYHVIAQVLPNGKVQLLIDGKELLTARSDPKTARPAFPGLWTWGGSQFRNVRIYSGPDQ; this is encoded by the coding sequence ATGAAATACACCTTCCCACTCCTCACTGCCCTGCTGCTGGCACCGCTGGTCGCGTTGCCCGCTGCCGATACTTCCCGCCAAGGCGGCGTGCCGGTAGTGTTTTGGGCCTCGGAACCGATCTTGCCCGGAGAGACGGCGCTGCTCTTTGGCGACAGCATCGGGCCGAATGTGAAGGCGGTCGGCTGGCGGGTGCCGGATGCCGCCATCGTCGCTCCGCCGCTGAAAACGGCATTCGCGGAAGCAGGTGCCGTGCCGCTCGAAGTGCTCCAGGCCTCGGACCTCTCGGCGAAGGTGCGGCTGCTGGCGGATTGGAAGACCGGCTTGTTCGCCGTCAAACTCACGGGTACCGGCGGCACGTCGGCGACGATTTTTCTGAACCGCACAAAGCCTTGGTGGTGGCTCGGTGGCGAAAATGAAAACGCATTTGTTGGCGAAACGATCCGCGTGTTTGGAAATAATTTTGGCGACAAGACGCGCGCCTGGCTCATCGGCCATGGTGCGAACGTGGAACTGCCCGGGGTGAAGGCGGAGAAATACGCGGCCAGTTTCAATCTGCCGCCGACCCTTTCGCCGGGCGAATATGCGCTCTGGGTCCACAACGGTTTTGGCGGTGATGCGGGTTTCGGCGAACCACTCGCGGTCCGCGTTGCCAAGCGCGAACCGTGGCCGACGACGCAGTTTAACGTCCGTGATTTTGGCGCGCGCGGCGACCGGGTGGGCGGGAAGGGCGAAAATTTGCAAGATGACACGCCGTCGTTCGAGGCGGCGTTGGCCAAAGCGGCGGCCAACGGCGGCGGCGTGGTCTTTGTGCCGCGCGGCAATTACAAAATTACCGGCAAACTGGTCATCCCCGCGAAGACGGTTTTGCGCGGTGAGAAGCGCGAGTGGGTCTGGTTGTATGCGCCGAAGGAATTGCCGGAGTTCGACACGGTGTTGGCTGGCAACGGTGATTTTGTTGTCGAGGAACTCTCCATCGTCGCGCAAACCGCGCGGCGCCTGGTTGTCTGCCCGGACATACCTTCGGCCTATTCTCACGCGCGGGGTTATGTGCCGGCGCAAAAGTTCGGTCACAACGCGCATCTGCGCCGTCTGATGTTGCAACACGTCCGCTATTCGCATCGGTCCCGGTTCCCAGACGGCGATCCGATCAAGACGACCGAGACCGAAGGCATGACCACCATCATGCTGGCCGGGCCGGACATGGAAATCTCCGACTGCGAAGTGGTCAGTGCCGGCGGCCCGTTCGCGCTTTTCGGCGCGCATCGCTGTCGTATCGTCGGGAATCGTCTCGGCAACGGTCGCGGCGGCGCCTACCTGACTTGGGATGCCCGCGAAATGGTCTTCGAAAATAACCTCATCGAGCCGCGTGACAGCGAAGGGACCGGTGGCGGTTTCCAAGGCCAGGCTTACCGCGTGCATTTTGCGGGCAACACCTTCCGCCACATGTATGGCATTGATCGCGAGGCGCTCTCGTTTGACTCGCCCTATTTCGCTGCGTGGCGGGGCCAGGCTGTCAAGGTGGACGGCAACTCGTTGACCGTTCGCGATTACTCCGGCGCGGCGAAAACGTGGACCCCCGGCGTGCTCAAAGGCCAGGCCTGTTACGTTGCGTTCGGCAAAGGTCTCGGCCAATATATTCCGGTCGTGGATAATTCGGAGACGACCGTCACCCTGGCGCGTCCGTTCGCCGTGCCGCCTGACGAGACCAGCCACCTTGCGTTCGTCACGGCAAAAACCGAAACGGTGGTGGCCAACAATACCTGTTCTGATGCCAGCGTGGCGATCCAACTCTACTGCCAATGTTATGGTTTGATCGTGGATGGCAACCGCTCCGAACGCACCGGGGGGATGCATGGCTTCGGTGGGGGCAACGGTTGGAGTGAGAAGAAACAACTGTTTCATCTCACGATTTGTTGTTTCAACCAGTTCCTGAACAACGATCTGTCGCAAGGCTTTGTTTATCAACAAGGCCAGTCCATGAGCGGGGTTGTGGGCCCTTGCGTCGAAGGCACTGTGAACCAGCCGCCCGCCATCATCGGCATTGGCAACGTCGTTCGCAACAACACTGCCCGCGACAATCAGATTTTCGGTTCGATGGCCGGGCGCCCGCATCCTTTCAAGCTCGCCCCGCCTGCTGACGGCACGGGGTATGTTTGCCGCGATACCCTCATCGAGGGCAATATCATCGCCGATACGCCGCTGGCGCTGGACGTGTATCCCTTTCATCGCGACACGCTGCTGCGAAATAACCGCATTGAGCGGGCGTTGCGGCCGTTGCGTGACGACGGAACCAACACCTGGATTCATCCCGCCGAACGGCTCGGCTACCAAGTCCAGGGCGTGAAGTTCCTGCTCGGTGAAAAAGCCGGCATCAGCACCATCGAACGTGCTGTTACCGAACTCGCGAACCGCCCCGCAGCGTCGCCAGAGCTGGCCGATCAATGCGCGCGGCTGCGCAAGCAACTGTGGGACGAAGTTGCGCGTTGTCAGCCGCAGGGCACCACGCCCGAGATGGCGGCGTTATTGGTCGGCCTGCGCTGTGACTTCTCGCCGATGAAATCGTTCGCTTCCGGCAAGGCAGGAAAATCCGATGTCGCCGTTGACGTTCGCACCGAACCGTGGTCACCCGAAGTCGGCGTGCAGTTCGAGGTGGTTCCCCCATCGGGCTGGAAGGTCGCCAACAGCGGGGCGGTACAGATGCCTCCCTTCCAAGTTGTAAACTTTAAATCGTCCGTGACCGTGCTGGAAAAGGCGGATGCGAAGTTTCTGCCCGTGCGTTTCAACCTGACCCTGGACGGCGGCGCGCTGACCGTCGTGGATCGCCTGGATATTGCGGGACGCGACTTGTCTCGTTGGATGGTCATCGGTCCGTTTGCCAAAGTCAGCGGCGCGCTCCCCGACACCAGCATACATCCTCCGGAACGACGGCTCGACTTGGGCGCAGAGTATGCCGGACTCACCGGCCAGGTCAAATGGCAGCCGGTCGAGTTGCCCAACAAGTATCTGACTTTGAGCAAACTTTTCGGAACAGCCGAATCCGTCACCGCATTCGCGGTGACTTGTCTGCGTGCCGACCAAGCGATTCCCATCGAACTCAGCGTGACGTGCCGGGGCGGTTTGCAACTATGGCTCAAAGAACGTCTCGTGGTCAGCATGGCACCCCACGGTTTCAAGACGCTGCGGCTCGATTTGCAGGAAGGTGACAATATTTTACTTTGCAAATCGTCGGTGGAGAGCGGCCCATGGGAAGTCACGGCCGAGTTCAAGGAACTTTCTTTGGACGAGCAAACCCATGTGCGGCAAGTACCGTTGGCTGAGCTGAAGGCGCTGAAGGCGCTCGCTCCACCTTCTCCGAAACCGCCGCGCGCCGGCGCGCTGCAAGAGAGCGGCGGGGTTGCGTGGCGGCAGGTCCATGCCGACGACTTCGATGGTCGTCTCCTCGGCAACTCATGGAAAGTCGTCTCCGGTCAATGGTTCATTCAGGACGGTGCGCTGGTCGGCAAAGAACCTTCCTTCCTTGCGTTCACGAAGAAAATTTCCCCACCCGTGCGCATCGAATATGACGCGCGCAGCGAATCGCCTGCCGATCTATCCTGCTTCTGGTTGCCGGACCCGGCGAAAATGGGAAGCGGTTACCTCTTCGCGTTTGCCTCCGGCGATATGGGCAGCCGCATCCTGATCGCTGGAAACAAAGTGGCAAGTTCCGATTCGTCGCTGGCCAAGGGCGCGCCCAATCAGTGGTATCACGTCATTGCTCAGGTGTTGCCCAACGGCAAGGTGCAACTCCTCATTGATGGCAAGGAACTGTTGACCGCGCGCAGTGATCCCAAGACTGCGCGGCCTGCTTTCCCCGGTTTGTGGACCTGGGGCGGCAGTCAATTCAGGAATGTGCGTATTTATTCGGGTCCCGACCAATGA